The genome window TTATGCATTTAgataactaagaaagcacgagaagaattacccaatCCATGATTTAGAgctagccgcggtgattcatgcactaaagatatggAGGAATTATTTATATCGCATTCATGatgatatctatatggatcataagagccttcaacatgtcttcaagcaaaaagaattgaatttatatcagaggcgatggttggagctactgaaagatgttgatattttatactatccagggaaggcgaatgtagtagccaaCGCCCTCAGCCGTATATCTAtaggtagcctatcatatttacagccagagaagagtgagatagcccatgagattcatcagctagctagtcttggagttcgattactggattTAGGTGATACCGGAGTTAGTATTAAAGACACGACCatatcctctttagtaactgacgTGAAGGAAAGCCAGTATGAGGATCCAGTGCTAGCTCACTAtagagatacaacccctcaaaaAGAGAAGACActatttgagattacaggagatggagtcctcagatattgaggttgattatgtgttcctaatgtggcagggtcgcgccagcaggttatgggagaaactcaccaTTCTCGTTATTGTGTTCATCCAGGAgcaacgaagatgtatcatgatatcgggaaatatactggtgggacggaatgaagaaggatatagcagagtttgttgctcagtgccctaattgtcagcaggttaagattgagcatcagaaaccctgtGGATTATTGCAACCTATAGAGATTtcaacttggaaatgggaagtaattaatatggatttcatcatattcttacctcgtacccaatgtaagttcgattctatatgggtgattgctGATAGATTACAAACTCAacccattttctgcctgtcaggACTACGTTTTCAGTAGAGGATTATACAAgtctttacattaaggagatagtacgacttcatggtgtccctatatctattatctcagatagaggtactcagtttacaACTCATTTATGGAGGTCCTTCCAataggattggggactcaggtaagtcttagtatagtatttcatccccagacagacggtcaggcGAGCGTACTATCCAGACACTTGAGAATATGCTACGGGCTTTTGTGATAGACTTCATGGGTAGCTCGGATAATCATCTTCCGCTTATTGAGTtagcatataataatagctatcattctaacattcagatggctccatacgaagctctttacggatgtaagtgtaggtcacctatcagatggttcgAGGTCAGGGAAACAATATTAGTAGGACCATaattggtacaacaggcagttgagaagattaagcttatacagaaaagactattagcagctcaaagttGTCAGAAGTCCTAAGTAGATAATCgatgacgagacttggagtttcagttaggtgactgggtattcctaaaggta of Nicotiana tomentosiformis chromosome 7, ASM39032v3, whole genome shotgun sequence contains these proteins:
- the LOC138895792 gene encoding uncharacterized protein, whose amino-acid sequence is MDHKSLQHVFKQKELNLYQRRWLELLKDVDILYYPGKANVVANALSRISIGSLSYLQPEKSEIAHEIHQLASLGVRLLDLGDTGVSIKDTTISSLVTDVKESQYEDPVLAHYRDTTPQKEKTLFEITGDGVLRY